The Ignavibacteria bacterium genome contains a region encoding:
- a CDS encoding response regulator encodes MKTRKTILVAEDNKLIRNSLIDFLMNEGFGVIAAKNGAAAFMLTLEFMPDLIFSDIHMPVMNGMELLEKLKTDPCTSFIPLIFLTADVDFRELKTGIPKGAAGCILKPFTFSEILRAISIHLPDNGS; translated from the coding sequence ATGAAAACCCGTAAAACGATTTTGGTGGCTGAGGACAACAAGCTGATAAGGAATAGTTTAATTGATTTTCTCATGAATGAGGGGTTCGGCGTCATTGCTGCAAAAAACGGCGCGGCGGCTTTTATGCTCACCCTTGAATTTATGCCCGACCTGATTTTTTCTGATATCCATATGCCTGTAATGAATGGAATGGAATTGCTGGAAAAATTAAAAACTGATCCCTGTACTTCATTCATCCCTCTGATATTTCTCACTGCGGATGTTGATTTCCGGGAACTGAAGACCGGCATTCCCAAAGGAGCTGCGGGCTGCATACTGAAACCCTTTACATTCAGCGAAATACTAAGAGCTATCAGCATTCACCTGCCGGATAATGGCAGCTGA
- a CDS encoding response regulator transcription factor — protein sequence MTKKILVIEDDKTVRQNITSLLHEEGYTVFSSGDGEEGLLTAGKVHPDLIICDIMMHGLDGYGVFIRLSKDPATRTIPFIYLTAKVEKEDIRRGMSLGADDYIFKPFDADDLLNSIASRLKRIETIKADIDSPKEDNDNKKYSIDDKLFVQVNNRPHLVNISSIIAISAEKQYSTLKTSDGKSYLLRKTLTNWEKLLPENKFLRIHRSTIINIDYLIKMETWFNSGYLVYLKGTDKPFEISRRYSIKLRGRLLK from the coding sequence ACGAGGAAGGCTACACAGTCTTTTCATCCGGCGACGGCGAGGAAGGATTGCTGACTGCAGGAAAGGTGCATCCAGACCTTATTATATGTGATATCATGATGCACGGCCTGGATGGCTATGGCGTGTTTATCAGGCTTTCAAAAGACCCTGCAACAAGGACGATACCATTTATTTATCTTACCGCCAAGGTTGAAAAGGAAGATATAAGAAGAGGCATGAGCCTTGGGGCTGATGATTATATCTTTAAGCCGTTTGATGCCGATGACCTTCTTAATTCAATTGCCTCAAGGCTCAAAAGAATTGAAACGATTAAAGCTGATATTGATTCTCCAAAGGAAGATAATGACAACAAAAAATATTCTATCGACGATAAGCTCTTCGTACAGGTCAATAACAGGCCTCACCTTGTAAATATCTCAAGCATTATTGCCATCAGCGCTGAAAAGCAATATTCAACCTTAAAGACATCCGACGGCAAATCATACCTGTTAAGGAAAACATTGACGAACTGGGAAAAGCTGCTGCCGGAAAACAAATTTCTAAGAATTCACCGCTCTACCATAATTAATATAGATTACCTAATTAAAATGGAAACCTGGTTCAATTCGGGTTATCTGGTTTACCTCAAAGGCACCGATAAACCATTTGAAATCAGCAGGAGGTATTCAATTAAACTCCGGGGCCGCCTGCTTAAGTAG